In a genomic window of Chaetodon trifascialis isolate fChaTrf1 chromosome 8, fChaTrf1.hap1, whole genome shotgun sequence:
- the vgll4a gene encoding transcription cofactor vestigial-like protein 4, giving the protein MLFTRMDLLNSQFLDKMNNNIGRLHYEDESRTPSLPTTMANISGPPPHCPSKRKYGEEQMDDRINCDDDHMTKMSRLFATQLARPSAGDNRNEHWSHSHTPVEQITFSSNGLHGNHLYASISGYAVDQPLALTKSSHDTGVGGRERSAMSATVERQQNRPSVITCAPASNRNCNLSHCHMNGCSPSPPADQRKTNANTVSDPVIEEHFRRSLGRNYKEAEPVSNSVSITGSVDDHFAKALGDAWLQIKAKGGGHQTPEADP; this is encoded by the exons ATGCTATTCACTAGAATGGACCTGTTGAACTCTCAGTTCCTGGACAAGATGAACAATAACATCGGGAGACTGCACTATGAAG ATGAGTCCAGGACACCCTCCCTGCCAACAACTATGGCCAACATAAGTGGGCCTCCTCCACACTGCCCAAGCAAACGGAAGTATGGCGAAGAACAAATGGACGACCGAATCAACTGTGATGATGACCACATGACCAAAATGAGCAGATTGTTTGCCACTCAGCT GGCCCGTCCCTCTGCTGGAGACAACCGTAATGAGCACTGGAGCCACAGTCACACTCCTGTGGAGCAAATTACTTTCTCCTCCAACGGTCTCCATGGGAACCACCTGTATGCTTCCATTTCTGGCTATGCTGTAGACCAGCCGCTGGCTCTGACCAAAAGCAGCCACGACACTGGAGTCGGGGGCAGGGAGAGGTCTGCCATGAGTGCGACTGTAGAGCGTCAGCAG AATCGGCCCTCTGTTATTACCTGTGCCCCTGCGAGCAACCGCAATTGTAACCTCTCACACTGCCACATGAATGGCTGCTCACCCAGTCCACCTGCAGATCAGAGGAAGACCAATG CCAACACAGTAAGCGATCCTGTCATTGAGGAGCACTTCCGTCGCAGCCTCGGAAGAAACTACAAAGAAGCAGAGCCTGTGTCCAACTCGGTGTCCATCACAGGTTCAGTGGACGACCACTTTGCCAAGGCGCTGGGAGATGCCTGGCTCCAGATCAAGGCTAAGGGTGGGGGTCACCAGACCCCAGAGGCAGATCCATGA